From Methanomassiliicoccales archaeon LGM-RCC1, one genomic window encodes:
- a CDS encoding (Fe-S)-binding protein: MSDFKVDNLEEVRKAVNVCTMCGFCKSVCPSFKAINWDSALSRGRITLTYGLLNGDIQPDDALVQNMYTCTTCADCVRRCPSKVDIVEIIELCRADLVKNGHILPKHKAMCEKIMECGNPFGETQSREEALGRKPHKAKVGYYVGCTATYRSKKTAQATLSILDKLGEDFTTIDEVCCGSVAQRVGWPQEETTELFKKNVEAIKALGVETLVLACAGCYRMFKIEYPKYVDVPFEVLHITEYLAKKDLKLKPMEGVVATYHDPCHLGRHCEVFEPPREVIKKIPKLDFREMEFNRKTSHCCGGGGGVRSAYPEVSKDIGNTRLDEASFADLIITTCPFCVNNLQAAIGDRKVQVRDLVEIIDELME, encoded by the coding sequence ATGAGCGATTTCAAAGTGGACAACCTGGAAGAGGTAAGGAAGGCGGTCAACGTCTGTACGATGTGCGGATTCTGCAAGAGCGTCTGCCCTTCGTTCAAGGCGATCAATTGGGATTCGGCGCTGTCGAGGGGACGCATAACGCTGACGTACGGACTCCTCAACGGAGACATCCAGCCGGATGACGCCCTCGTGCAGAACATGTACACATGCACAACCTGTGCTGACTGCGTCAGGAGATGCCCCTCTAAGGTCGACATCGTCGAGATCATCGAGCTCTGCCGTGCAGATCTGGTGAAGAACGGCCACATCCTGCCCAAGCACAAGGCCATGTGCGAGAAGATCATGGAATGCGGCAACCCGTTTGGCGAGACGCAGTCCAGAGAGGAGGCACTCGGAAGGAAGCCCCACAAGGCGAAGGTCGGATACTACGTCGGCTGCACCGCCACATACAGGTCCAAGAAGACCGCCCAGGCCACACTGTCGATCCTCGATAAGCTGGGAGAGGACTTCACAACCATCGATGAGGTCTGCTGCGGATCGGTCGCACAGAGGGTCGGATGGCCCCAGGAGGAGACGACCGAGCTGTTCAAGAAGAACGTAGAGGCCATCAAGGCTCTGGGAGTCGAGACACTGGTCCTGGCATGCGCAGGCTGCTACAGGATGTTCAAGATCGAGTACCCCAAGTACGTCGACGTTCCGTTCGAGGTGCTCCACATCACCGAGTACCTGGCGAAGAAGGACCTCAAGCTCAAGCCCATGGAGGGCGTCGTTGCGACCTACCACGATCCATGCCATCTCGGCAGGCACTGCGAGGTCTTCGAGCCTCCGAGAGAGGTCATCAAGAAGATCCCGAAGCTGGACTTCAGGGAGATGGAGTTCAACCGCAAGACCAGCCACTGCTGCGGAGGCGGCGGTGGAGTCAGGTCTGCCTACCCCGAGGTATCCAAGGACATCGGCAACACCAGGCTGGACGAGGCGAGCTTCGCCGACCTGATCATCACCACATGTCCGTTCTGCGTCAACAACCTGCAGGCAGCCATCGGGGACAGGAAGGTCCAGGTAAGGGATCTCGTCGAGATAATCGACGAGCTGATGGAATGA
- a CDS encoding Lrp/AsnC family transcriptional regulator, translating into MIDNLDKRIIEIMKKDSRCPFVEIANQLGVSEGTIRSRVHRMTDEGIIRGFTIKTGSRNVKALVEIRIDVNTDTQGIAKELASYDGVTEVFEVTGDQDIIAIVDVESSQYLNEIIERIRRYDNILSTRTRIILKEHFGEA; encoded by the coding sequence ATGATCGACAACCTGGATAAGAGGATCATAGAGATTATGAAGAAGGACTCTAGGTGCCCCTTCGTGGAGATCGCCAATCAGCTCGGCGTATCCGAAGGGACAATCCGCAGCAGGGTCCACAGGATGACGGATGAGGGCATCATCCGCGGTTTCACCATCAAGACCGGTTCGAGGAACGTCAAGGCGCTTGTGGAGATCAGGATAGATGTCAACACGGACACCCAGGGCATAGCAAAAGAGCTTGCCAGCTACGACGGTGTCACCGAAGTGTTCGAGGTCACCGGAGACCAAGACATCATCGCCATAGTCGATGTTGAATCATCACAGTACCTGAACGAGATTATCGAGCGCATAAGGCGCTACGACAACATCCTGAGCACGCGTACCCGCATCATCCTCAAGGAGCACTTCGGGGAGGCCTGA
- the folP gene encoding dihydropteroate synthase, whose protein sequence is MIIPSWRKSPIQMMGILNLTPDSFSDGGRWSDADSAVKHALEMIDQGADIIDIGAESTRPGFTPVPEEEEWARLEPVLSALIPSVDVPISVDTMKPKVAERCISKGVGYINDVNGLRADGMMEACSQGDVKVVISHMHGSPLETHSSEMGADYKEVIRRFLDGQCSRAIEVGISKKNLIVDPGVGFGKTMEQNMEIVKDLSFLGGDHPILAGVSRKRFLKTFYPDEDIDEVTAKVSSIAAHSGASILRVHDVAKTVGYLMNE, encoded by the coding sequence ATGATCATTCCGTCCTGGCGCAAGAGCCCCATCCAGATGATGGGCATACTCAACCTGACCCCCGATTCTTTCTCTGACGGGGGCAGGTGGAGCGATGCGGATTCCGCTGTCAAGCACGCTTTGGAAATGATAGACCAGGGTGCCGACATCATCGACATCGGAGCGGAATCCACACGTCCAGGCTTCACTCCTGTCCCGGAGGAAGAAGAATGGGCAAGGCTCGAGCCCGTATTGAGCGCGCTGATTCCATCCGTCGATGTCCCCATCTCCGTGGATACCATGAAACCGAAGGTTGCTGAGCGCTGCATCTCCAAAGGCGTCGGCTACATCAACGATGTGAACGGCCTGAGGGCCGACGGTATGATGGAGGCCTGTTCCCAGGGTGACGTGAAAGTCGTCATCTCCCACATGCACGGTTCCCCTCTGGAAACCCATTCATCCGAGATGGGGGCGGATTACAAGGAGGTCATCAGGAGGTTCTTGGACGGGCAATGCTCCAGGGCCATCGAGGTAGGAATATCCAAAAAGAATCTCATAGTGGATCCCGGGGTCGGTTTCGGCAAGACGATGGAGCAGAACATGGAGATCGTCAAGGACCTGTCCTTCCTGGGCGGCGACCATCCGATACTGGCAGGGGTGTCCCGCAAGAGGTTCCTGAAGACATTCTATCCCGACGAGGACATCGATGAGGTGACTGCGAAAGTATCATCGATCGCAGCTCATTCCGGAGCCTCCATCCTCAGGGTCCACGATGTCGCGAAGACCGTCGGATACCTCATGAACGAATGA
- the dapA gene encoding 4-hydroxy-tetrahydrodipicolinate synthase gives MFRGMGTAIITPFKNDGSIDEDALRRLVRFQEDNGADILIPCGSTGESAMMSHQEHIHVVEVVRDEAKKAKIVAGAGSNYTAEAVMLSKSAADLGVDGILSISPYYVKPTQEGLYQHYKAIQEAVDIPVIVYNVPGRTASNVSVDTILRLAELPGIAGVKEASGNFSQIMDILARRPKGFDVLSGDDSLTMGMLALGADGVISVASNCCPKLMSTMVNAAMDGDVKTARDIHEKLLPLFSALFCESNPIPVQYAMGRMGYGNGIPRLPLTALSEKGRSILDPVLDSLGLRGV, from the coding sequence ATGTTCAGGGGAATGGGAACGGCAATCATCACGCCGTTCAAGAACGACGGAAGCATCGACGAGGACGCCCTCAGGAGACTGGTCAGATTCCAGGAGGACAACGGGGCGGACATCCTCATCCCGTGCGGATCCACCGGAGAGTCCGCGATGATGTCACACCAGGAGCATATCCATGTCGTTGAGGTCGTAAGGGACGAGGCCAAGAAGGCGAAGATCGTCGCGGGGGCCGGAAGCAACTACACCGCTGAGGCGGTCATGCTGAGCAAGAGCGCCGCAGATCTCGGAGTGGACGGTATCCTGTCCATCTCGCCCTATTACGTCAAACCCACCCAGGAAGGGCTCTATCAGCACTACAAGGCCATCCAGGAGGCCGTGGACATACCGGTCATCGTGTACAACGTTCCCGGAAGGACTGCTTCCAACGTCAGCGTCGACACCATCCTCAGGCTCGCAGAGCTCCCCGGTATCGCGGGAGTGAAGGAGGCCAGCGGGAACTTCTCGCAGATCATGGACATCCTTGCAAGGAGACCGAAGGGATTCGATGTCCTCAGCGGGGACGACAGCCTCACGATGGGAATGCTGGCGCTCGGAGCCGACGGAGTCATATCCGTCGCGTCCAACTGCTGCCCCAAGCTTATGTCGACGATGGTCAACGCCGCAATGGACGGAGATGTGAAGACGGCAAGGGACATCCACGAGAAGCTCCTGCCCCTGTTCTCCGCACTGTTCTGCGAATCCAACCCCATACCCGTACAGTACGCCATGGGAAGGATGGGATACGGAAACGGCATCCCAAGGCTGCCTCTGACCGCACTCAGCGAGAAAGGAAGATCCATACTGGACCCCGTCCTCGATTCATTGGGACTCCGAGGTGTTTGA
- a CDS encoding SIS domain-containing protein, with amino-acid sequence MKIPSDLISYCEKALSDVDISLEEQLIDSILASRRVFIYGSGRSGLIGQLFAVRLIQLGIDVHFVGEMTTPIITQDDLTLLISNTGRTSSVVQTAEIARRVVGSKVISITGKKDCDLARTSDVTIAFNIVENEETKRIAPLGTIFEDTAHLFFECVVRDIMKKQNISEEEMRSRHAIWV; translated from the coding sequence TTGAAGATCCCGTCCGACCTTATCTCCTACTGCGAGAAGGCATTGTCCGATGTCGACATCTCCCTGGAGGAGCAGCTTATAGACTCCATACTGGCAAGCAGAAGGGTCTTCATCTACGGTTCCGGAAGGTCCGGGCTCATAGGTCAGCTTTTCGCGGTCCGTCTCATACAGCTCGGTATCGATGTGCACTTCGTCGGAGAGATGACAACGCCCATCATCACCCAGGACGACCTCACCCTGCTTATCTCCAACACGGGAAGGACATCATCGGTGGTTCAGACTGCCGAGATCGCCAGAAGGGTCGTAGGTTCCAAGGTGATATCCATCACAGGAAAGAAGGACTGCGACCTGGCCAGGACCTCGGACGTGACCATAGCGTTCAACATCGTGGAGAACGAGGAGACCAAGAGGATCGCTCCCCTCGGAACAATCTTCGAGGACACCGCGCATCTCTTCTTCGAATGCGTGGTCAGAGACATCATGAAGAAGCAGAACATCTCCGAGGAGGAGATGCGCAGCAGGCACGCTATTTGGGTCTGA
- a CDS encoding A24 family peptidase — translation MLASMTVFAAVSAILVLAAVFDVRSREVPDLLWIVMLVIGATFGFSSGSLSEGLLSAVGYLMIAMFMFSPKVEGRMSGIVIIAFLTVMIACYWVSSDPSHLVSALMALIVIGLHFAGLVKGGADVKALVSLSMVYPVYAEFGCLIWQPIYPAGFVFNPVFSTLLFALLFSLLFMIPVVMRNSKKGDSSFNTYVLPINEARASLVWPVEDIREGHKVRIKPKDDSVSVYDRLEKAGETEVRVTPMVPFLLPVLMAFLIVMIAGSPLFVLI, via the coding sequence ATGCTAGCATCCATGACGGTGTTCGCGGCCGTTTCGGCAATCCTTGTCTTGGCTGCCGTGTTCGATGTGCGCAGCAGGGAGGTGCCCGATCTGTTGTGGATAGTCATGTTGGTCATCGGTGCTACGTTCGGATTCTCATCCGGATCGCTATCCGAGGGACTGCTCTCAGCCGTCGGATACCTGATGATCGCGATGTTCATGTTCAGTCCGAAGGTCGAGGGCAGGATGTCCGGGATAGTAATCATCGCTTTCCTGACGGTCATGATCGCCTGTTATTGGGTGTCATCCGATCCATCGCATCTGGTCTCAGCATTGATGGCCCTCATCGTCATAGGTCTGCACTTCGCAGGACTGGTCAAAGGGGGCGCCGATGTCAAGGCGTTGGTGTCGCTGTCCATGGTGTATCCGGTCTATGCGGAGTTCGGATGTCTGATATGGCAGCCGATCTATCCAGCTGGATTCGTGTTCAACCCGGTTTTCTCCACGCTGTTATTCGCACTGCTGTTCTCGCTTCTGTTCATGATCCCGGTCGTCATGAGGAATTCGAAGAAGGGCGACAGTTCGTTCAACACATATGTCTTACCGATAAACGAGGCCAGAGCTTCGTTGGTATGGCCTGTGGAGGATATCAGGGAAGGTCATAAGGTGAGGATAAAACCGAAGGACGATTCCGTATCGGTGTACGACCGTCTGGAGAAGGCTGGTGAGACAGAGGTTCGCGTGACCCCGATGGTCCCCTTCCTTCTGCCGGTTCTGATGGCTTTCCTTATCGTGATGATAGCAGGAAGTCCTCTGTTCGTGCTCATCTGA
- a CDS encoding mechanosensitive ion channel, whose translation MNGRKMAIAIVAAILALAAMPLCVQSSDALDSDSYYIILAGTDAPEKPVYVTIANGESATWNLHVVNESKYYMDVNYTSTSDSNYLIVEQLPSTALLGPKGSGENHISSGQVTIKAKNLADTMSDVPVTITISVTEISETKVTAITTITFLVSVESIYDSAGMYNKFFGIFPNTLPSPLDSPWVPAVVTVILTVLIGALICHMLVPRAAKLLYRRTTEEEAETLNRKLFRMITPLIALAALTQSLYILDADTSIISDFNQLATVISIVLISFILWDLYIFIVTSTLTNIEKSERNSAIDTSLVPLFKMIGRIIFWVGGATAILGAFGVDLTGILVSAGVISLGITLGAQNVLSQFFSGLVILTTRPFKAGDFLKINDKVYIVRKVKLMYTEFGNWAGDEIITMPNNVVTNATISNMTKGDKICRQYVFFSVAYGTDLKKAEQVMIDTANKCDLVVQDKNHAGPEVRVTNFLSSGIELRLSVHTPTFDDTGAAAGKLRGMIYEAFAENDIEIPYDRVQIDILSDHSEKKDH comes from the coding sequence ATGAACGGAAGGAAGATGGCAATCGCCATAGTGGCAGCGATACTTGCCCTCGCGGCGATGCCTCTGTGCGTGCAGAGCAGCGATGCCCTGGACAGCGACAGCTACTACATCATACTCGCAGGAACCGATGCTCCGGAGAAGCCGGTGTACGTCACCATTGCGAACGGGGAGAGCGCGACATGGAACCTGCATGTGGTGAACGAGTCCAAGTATTACATGGACGTCAACTACACCTCGACTTCCGATTCGAATTATCTGATAGTGGAACAGCTTCCGAGCACAGCCCTTCTGGGCCCTAAAGGATCGGGGGAGAACCACATCTCCAGCGGCCAGGTGACCATCAAGGCGAAGAATCTGGCCGATACCATGAGCGATGTGCCTGTCACGATCACCATCTCGGTCACGGAGATATCCGAGACGAAGGTCACCGCTATAACTACCATCACGTTCCTCGTATCCGTGGAATCAATCTATGATTCCGCAGGGATGTACAACAAGTTCTTCGGGATCTTCCCGAACACCCTGCCTTCCCCTCTGGACAGCCCTTGGGTTCCTGCCGTGGTCACCGTCATCCTGACCGTGCTCATCGGTGCATTGATCTGCCATATGCTGGTCCCCAGAGCGGCAAAGCTGCTCTACAGGAGGACCACCGAGGAAGAGGCCGAGACGCTGAACAGGAAGCTGTTCAGGATGATCACTCCCCTTATCGCACTGGCTGCCCTGACGCAGAGCCTTTACATTCTGGATGCGGACACCTCCATAATCTCGGATTTCAACCAGTTGGCCACAGTCATATCGATCGTGCTGATCTCATTCATACTGTGGGATCTCTACATATTCATAGTCACATCCACGCTGACGAACATCGAGAAGTCGGAACGCAACTCCGCAATCGACACTTCGTTGGTCCCGCTGTTCAAGATGATCGGAAGGATCATATTCTGGGTGGGAGGCGCCACCGCCATACTCGGAGCGTTCGGGGTCGACCTCACAGGAATACTGGTGAGCGCGGGCGTCATTTCCTTGGGAATCACCCTGGGAGCACAGAACGTACTCTCGCAGTTCTTCAGCGGTCTGGTCATACTGACCACCAGGCCCTTCAAGGCCGGCGACTTCCTGAAGATCAACGACAAGGTATACATCGTCCGCAAGGTGAAGCTGATGTACACCGAGTTCGGCAACTGGGCAGGCGATGAGATAATCACCATGCCAAACAACGTGGTGACCAACGCCACCATCAGCAACATGACCAAGGGCGACAAGATCTGCAGGCAGTACGTATTCTTCTCCGTGGCCTACGGCACGGACCTGAAGAAGGCGGAACAGGTGATGATCGACACCGCCAACAAATGCGACCTTGTCGTTCAGGACAAGAATCATGCTGGACCCGAGGTAAGGGTAACCAACTTCCTGTCATCCGGTATCGAGCTGAGGCTGTCCGTTCACACCCCCACCTTCGACGACACCGGTGCCGCCGCAGGAAAGCTGAGGGGAATGATCTACGAGGCATTCGCCGAGAACGACATCGAGATCCCCTATGACAGGGTGCAGATCGATATCCTCTCGGACCACAGTGAAAAGAAGGATCATTAA
- the thiL gene encoding thiamine-phosphate kinase yields the protein MAMIGDIGERQLIQDFKTFIRPEGRVGPGDDAAVIDKDIVVTTDVVTFDRHFPVGMSYEQFGWYAAAVNFSDLAAMGARPIGFTAALALPPTLDSQAAYDMMSGMDQCAEFCGTGIVGGDTKNGPGLIAGTAIGTLDGRAPMLRSGATPGDVVAVTGPLGGPAAGFVAIDKGIDCQEAKDTLYMPIPRVTEGIELAESGVVTSCIDLSDGLGTALNTICEASGVGIDIEFSFLPHEEFVEDISKQSGVPLEKLLLGWGGEYELMFTADQNRLNKLYDAEIEFSIIGMVHEGDRPELIRDGKRSEITYGEY from the coding sequence ATGGCAATGATAGGTGACATCGGCGAGCGCCAGCTCATCCAGGACTTCAAAACGTTCATCCGCCCGGAGGGACGTGTCGGTCCTGGGGATGACGCTGCGGTGATAGACAAGGACATAGTCGTCACCACCGATGTGGTCACATTCGACAGGCATTTCCCCGTCGGGATGAGCTACGAGCAGTTCGGATGGTACGCTGCGGCGGTGAACTTCAGCGATCTGGCTGCGATGGGCGCCAGACCGATAGGCTTCACAGCTGCCCTGGCGCTGCCGCCCACCCTTGATTCGCAGGCCGCCTATGACATGATGAGCGGGATGGACCAGTGTGCGGAGTTCTGCGGCACTGGGATCGTCGGAGGGGACACCAAGAACGGTCCAGGACTGATCGCCGGAACGGCAATAGGGACTCTGGACGGAAGGGCACCCATGCTTAGGTCAGGAGCAACGCCGGGAGATGTCGTGGCCGTCACAGGACCTCTGGGAGGCCCTGCGGCGGGATTCGTAGCCATCGACAAGGGCATCGACTGCCAGGAGGCGAAGGACACGCTGTACATGCCGATCCCCCGTGTCACCGAAGGGATAGAGCTGGCAGAGTCCGGGGTCGTCACCTCGTGCATAGACCTCTCGGACGGACTGGGAACCGCATTGAATACGATATGCGAGGCATCAGGAGTCGGGATCGATATCGAATTCAGTTTCCTTCCCCACGAGGAATTCGTGGAGGACATCTCGAAGCAGTCGGGCGTTCCGCTCGAGAAGCTGCTCTTGGGCTGGGGAGGCGAGTACGAGCTCATGTTCACCGCCGACCAGAACCGCCTGAACAAACTGTACGACGCGGAGATAGAGTTCTCCATAATCGGCATGGTCCACGAGGGGGACCGCCCGGAGCTCATACGCGACGGGAAGAGGAGCGAAATAACCTATGGCGAATATTGA
- a CDS encoding TIM barrel protein: MIRFGPAGIPLSCKGRTLQDGIEDVHNLSLSALEIQMVRSNAYARPADEEEVGMTLKDVEEGFVLEIDRDGEIIIDPDEPIEEDDDLIYMPAGVSDTFGDLFWTNEMAKRLDVNLSIHTPYYMDLGSNTELTDHCINSIRHAAIILNALGGDVVVTSLGIYPQDADRDEIDDNIRNNVADIMGWWEESGLTPRLGIEITGQDDVFGSLEQVLDLCDEIPGTMPVMNFSHHHSRTNGSLLEIDDFLNVLEQIEPYCDGRIHTAFAGVEYTEGNEKRLTPIKKGNLKFEPLAEALVEMKPNATIISTSPLLEHDAMYMKIIHERVLAKKVAKDLKEKKKAEAAAAGE; the protein is encoded by the coding sequence ATGATAAGATTCGGTCCAGCGGGAATCCCACTCTCTTGTAAAGGTCGCACACTCCAGGACGGCATCGAGGATGTCCACAACCTGAGCCTCAGCGCTCTGGAGATCCAAATGGTAAGGTCCAACGCATACGCCAGGCCTGCCGACGAGGAGGAGGTTGGAATGACCTTGAAGGATGTCGAGGAAGGATTCGTCCTTGAGATCGACAGGGACGGGGAGATCATCATAGACCCCGATGAGCCCATCGAGGAGGATGACGACCTCATCTACATGCCCGCAGGCGTCTCGGACACGTTCGGAGACCTCTTCTGGACCAACGAGATGGCGAAGAGGCTGGACGTCAACCTGTCCATCCACACGCCCTACTACATGGACCTCGGATCCAACACGGAACTCACGGACCACTGCATCAACAGCATCAGGCACGCCGCGATCATCCTGAATGCGCTGGGCGGGGACGTAGTCGTCACCAGCCTCGGGATCTACCCGCAGGACGCGGACCGTGATGAGATCGACGACAACATCAGGAACAACGTCGCGGACATCATGGGCTGGTGGGAGGAGAGCGGACTCACCCCCAGGCTCGGAATCGAAATCACCGGACAGGACGATGTGTTCGGATCTTTGGAGCAGGTGCTGGACCTGTGCGACGAGATCCCCGGTACCATGCCCGTCATGAACTTCTCACACCACCATTCACGCACCAACGGCTCACTCCTCGAGATCGACGACTTCTTGAATGTCCTCGAGCAGATCGAGCCCTACTGCGACGGAAGGATCCACACGGCATTCGCCGGTGTCGAGTACACCGAGGGAAACGAGAAGAGGCTCACCCCGATCAAGAAAGGAAACCTCAAGTTCGAACCCCTGGCAGAAGCTCTTGTCGAGATGAAGCCCAATGCGACGATCATCTCCACATCGCCTCTCCTCGAGCACGATGCGATGTACATGAAGATCATCCACGAGAGGGTGCTGGCGAAGAAAGTGGCTAAGGACCTCAAGGAAAAGAAGAAGGCCGAAGCCGCAGCTGCCGGTGAGTGA
- the larA gene encoding nickel-dependent lactate racemase encodes MIIDVKYGKDGVQKVDIPDENYVGTYYPKDVECGDPDKVIGESIDYPLGYGSMEEFLEGGEDIVFIVNDGTRPTPTAKVLDALSKKMDLKKARYLVATGTHRDMTEEEYNFVFGKHYKDLKDRIICHDAKNSECVFLGTSKNGTPMEVNKIAVDADRLVIITSVEPHYFAGYTGGRKSFLPGVASFKTVETNHKLAMRKEAQALALEGNPVHEDMMDALEVVKGKKIFAIETVLDRHQNIYKAVSGELNASFYEAVKYANEVFSVPIPEKGDIVISVAPYPMDVDLYQSQKALDNGKWALKEGGKIIMVSKCREGIGHPTFLNQLSSSKDPNKVLENLRAEYKLGYHKAAKMAEIATWASVWAVTDLDPEILSNANIRPFPSVADAVAEALKENPKARVIVLMDGSVTIPRVE; translated from the coding sequence ATGATAATCGACGTGAAGTACGGAAAGGACGGAGTGCAGAAGGTTGACATTCCGGATGAGAACTATGTGGGAACATACTACCCCAAGGACGTTGAGTGCGGTGACCCCGACAAGGTGATCGGAGAATCCATCGACTACCCCCTGGGATACGGATCCATGGAGGAATTCCTCGAGGGTGGAGAGGACATCGTCTTCATCGTCAACGACGGAACCCGCCCCACACCCACAGCGAAGGTTCTGGATGCTCTTTCAAAGAAGATGGACCTGAAGAAGGCCAGGTACCTCGTCGCAACAGGGACCCACAGGGACATGACCGAGGAGGAGTACAACTTCGTCTTCGGCAAGCACTACAAGGACCTGAAGGACCGCATCATCTGTCATGACGCCAAGAACTCCGAGTGCGTATTCCTCGGAACGTCCAAGAACGGCACTCCTATGGAGGTTAACAAGATCGCCGTGGACGCGGACCGCCTGGTGATCATAACATCGGTCGAGCCCCACTACTTCGCAGGATACACCGGAGGAAGGAAATCGTTCCTTCCCGGAGTCGCATCCTTCAAGACCGTCGAGACCAATCACAAGCTGGCGATGAGGAAGGAGGCCCAGGCACTCGCTCTCGAGGGCAACCCCGTCCACGAGGACATGATGGATGCCCTGGAGGTCGTCAAGGGCAAGAAGATCTTCGCCATCGAGACCGTGCTGGACAGGCACCAGAACATCTATAAGGCGGTGTCCGGAGAGCTGAACGCATCGTTCTACGAGGCCGTGAAATACGCCAACGAGGTGTTCTCCGTCCCGATCCCGGAGAAGGGAGACATCGTCATCTCGGTCGCACCCTACCCGATGGATGTGGACCTCTACCAGTCGCAGAAGGCGCTGGACAACGGTAAATGGGCACTCAAGGAGGGAGGGAAGATCATCATGGTCTCCAAGTGCAGGGAGGGCATAGGCCACCCCACGTTCCTCAACCAGCTCTCGAGCTCGAAGGACCCCAACAAGGTTCTGGAGAACCTCAGGGCAGAATACAAGCTGGGATACCACAAGGCGGCCAAGATGGCCGAGATCGCCACATGGGCATCCGTCTGGGCGGTCACGGACCTTGATCCCGAGATACTTTCAAACGCGAACATCAGACCGTTCCCATCGGTTGCAGATGCGGTCGCCGAGGCCCTCAAGGAGAACCCCAAGGCGCGTGTCATCGTGCTGATGGACGGTAGCGTCACTATCCCGAGGGTGGAATGA
- the amrS gene encoding AmmeMemoRadiSam system radical SAM enzyme — protein sequence MANIDKVEARYYRREGESFVCELCQQKCFIKQGEFGYCGTRRADEDMLVCNSYGKISSLSVDPIERMNLYHYKPHSKCLSVGSVGCNMNCQFCKNYSFAKLSIGKKRATFKSPEELLQMCRDEEMDTVTFTYNEPMVWFEYIMDFAEAAPDMHIALMTNGLVNDGPLRELCSVVEAMSIDIKSFDRKTYKKLCDWDLGDVLITVRNVYERGVHTELNYIVIPGVNDSEEEILAFCNWVRSELSVDVPVHFSRFQPDYEMRDVPLTPVELLLRCREIGMECGLNFVYVGNTLIDDADDTICPGCGEVVVKRLGFSANIISLDGGKCSKCGRDLNMLR from the coding sequence ATGGCGAATATTGACAAGGTCGAGGCGAGATACTACCGCCGCGAGGGCGAATCGTTCGTTTGCGAGCTGTGCCAGCAGAAGTGCTTCATCAAGCAGGGCGAGTTCGGTTACTGCGGCACACGCAGGGCTGATGAGGACATGCTCGTCTGCAACTCCTACGGCAAGATCTCGTCCCTCTCCGTCGACCCGATTGAGAGGATGAACCTCTACCATTACAAGCCCCATTCCAAGTGCCTCTCCGTGGGCAGCGTCGGCTGCAACATGAACTGCCAATTCTGCAAGAACTACTCCTTCGCGAAACTGTCGATCGGGAAGAAGCGCGCCACGTTCAAGAGCCCGGAGGAACTCCTCCAGATGTGCCGCGACGAGGAGATGGACACGGTCACTTTCACATACAACGAGCCGATGGTCTGGTTCGAGTACATCATGGACTTCGCGGAGGCTGCACCCGATATGCACATCGCCCTGATGACCAACGGACTAGTCAACGACGGCCCGCTGAGGGAGCTTTGCAGCGTCGTCGAGGCGATGTCTATCGATATCAAATCGTTCGACAGGAAGACGTACAAGAAGCTGTGCGATTGGGATCTGGGCGATGTTCTGATAACGGTCCGCAACGTTTATGAGAGGGGAGTCCACACTGAGCTCAACTACATCGTTATCCCCGGAGTCAACGACTCCGAGGAGGAGATCCTCGCATTCTGCAACTGGGTGAGGAGCGAGCTGTCTGTCGATGTCCCCGTCCACTTCAGCCGTTTCCAGCCGGACTACGAGATGAGGGATGTTCCCCTGACGCCCGTTGAGCTGCTGCTCCGCTGTAGGGAGATCGGCATGGAGTGCGGGCTGAACTTCGTCTATGTCGGGAACACCCTGATCGACGATGCGGACGACACCATCTGTCCGGGATGCGGAGAGGTCGTCGTGAAACGTCTCGGCTTTTCGGCCAACATCATTTCTCTGGACGGCGGCAAATGCTCCAAATGCGGCCGCGACCTGAACATGCTCAGATGA